A genome region from Sulfurospirillum tamanense includes the following:
- a CDS encoding MCP four helix bundle domain-containing protein: MQLSVAKRIFLGFGLIIGIMLIITVMGIKEVRVIDQSLTQITDVNALKQRYAINFRGSVHDRAIALRDVVLLKQGEAGEVMSEIKKLESFYAESAKALDALFANTPAVEEKEQVLLGRIKEVERKTLPLMARIVALKAEGEEEAAKALLLGQAAPAFVEWLGVVNEFIDTQEVKNQAETQKARAVAGGFTGVMVVLLLIAFVLGIVVTYFISRALKRSLGGEPHAVAGIVGTLASGDLRVEVPKALRGSILHAIGELHVQLKEIIAYLFSTSAALAHKAQEVAGVSSVALGLAQTQKQIIKVSVEEIGTLQHDVETVAILAKKSQSNAVQSYEASVQGGKATQASTYKLQEVVKHAEETAQQVNALNEHTTLIAQKANLIEEVTEQT, encoded by the coding sequence ATGCAACTTAGCGTCGCAAAACGGATTTTTTTAGGCTTTGGATTGATTATTGGCATTATGCTTATCATAACGGTTATGGGCATTAAAGAGGTACGGGTAATTGACCAATCGCTTACGCAAATCACAGATGTCAACGCGCTTAAACAACGCTATGCCATTAATTTTCGAGGCTCTGTACACGATAGGGCTATTGCGTTGCGTGATGTTGTGTTATTAAAACAAGGTGAGGCGGGCGAGGTGATGTCGGAAATAAAAAAGCTAGAGTCTTTTTATGCCGAATCAGCAAAGGCTTTAGACGCACTTTTTGCCAACACGCCAGCGGTTGAGGAGAAGGAGCAGGTATTGCTAGGGCGCATAAAAGAAGTAGAGCGAAAAACACTGCCCTTGATGGCGCGTATTGTTGCCCTTAAGGCAGAAGGAGAAGAGGAGGCAGCCAAGGCACTGCTTTTGGGGCAAGCGGCTCCTGCATTTGTGGAGTGGTTGGGTGTTGTTAATGAGTTTATTGATACACAAGAGGTAAAAAACCAAGCCGAAACCCAAAAAGCAAGGGCTGTGGCAGGTGGCTTTACGGGCGTAATGGTTGTGCTTTTGTTGATTGCATTTGTGTTGGGAATTGTGGTGACGTACTTTATTTCGCGTGCCCTCAAACGCTCTTTGGGTGGCGAACCCCATGCGGTAGCGGGCATTGTAGGAACCCTTGCATCGGGAGATTTGCGTGTAGAGGTGCCTAAGGCTTTGCGAGGCAGTATTTTGCACGCTATTGGAGAACTTCATGTGCAGCTTAAAGAGATTATTGCTTATTTGTTTAGTACGTCGGCGGCTTTGGCACACAAAGCTCAAGAAGTTGCGGGGGTTTCTAGCGTGGCTTTGGGTCTAGCGCAAACCCAAAAGCAGATTATAAAAGTTTCTGTTGAGGAGATTGGCACTTTACAGCATGATGTAGAAACGGTCGCTATTTTGGCAAAAAAATCTCAAAGTAATGCCGTTCAAAGTTACGAAGCATCTGTGCAAGGGGGCAAGGCTACGCAAGCATCCACCTACAAACTCCAAGAGGTTGTCAAGCACGCCGAGGAGACAGCCCAGCAAGTCAACGCGCTCAATGAACACACAACACTCATTGCCCAAAAAGCAAATTTGATTGAAGAAGTGACGGAGCAGACT
- a CDS encoding methyl-accepting chemotaxis protein: protein MNFKTKITLVISVFMVASLGVFGIFGYMDTKRNSLLQVEKSVMMASHALTDYIDLWVASKKAVIASGARSLFDLEEISEQELKTRLREITQTIGGIDSFVGTEVEGKMIYGTDTQPRAGFDPRVRPWYTLAKSAMKEVATDAYISASTKSHIVAVAAPIVKDGKFLGAVSTSIDLKMLFKELENIKFEGGYTMIQDTKGLIISHPELELIGKDLAEVAPDLARQIGASNEGVIEYMYKGSEKIYTYKVSNETGWRPAITFDKVTAYVFLNSQVRQLMLVGLGMLIVVVVLVVLIIRALLRPLDELNRVVEDLSSAEGDLRQRLEIKGHDEFGQVSVNINKFIEKLHDIVKNSKAISSENASISEELSRTATEVVRNVEAESKIIAKTKESGSALARVIESSVEKATHSQEVLTKTQLDINTVKTQAQHLEEAMQATATKEQALAERLDTVSHNANEVKDVLNIIRDIADQTNLLALNAAIEAARAGEHGRGFAVVADEVRKLAERTQKSLVEIDATINIVVQSISDANGEIAQNAKEVNGLVDITGQLQHGVTSIDATVEKTIKDTGETVKSFIQTATQIQEMVKEIEKVNEISVSNVSSIDNVSQASEHLHGMTENLNNELGKFKS from the coding sequence ATGAATTTTAAGACAAAAATTACCCTTGTGATTTCCGTTTTTATGGTGGCAAGTTTGGGTGTGTTTGGCATCTTTGGCTACATGGACACAAAGCGCAACAGTTTGTTGCAAGTAGAAAAGAGTGTTATGATGGCCTCTCATGCACTTACAGACTACATCGATTTGTGGGTTGCCTCAAAAAAAGCGGTTATTGCCAGTGGTGCGCGGTCACTTTTTGATTTAGAAGAGATAAGTGAACAAGAACTTAAGACAAGGTTGCGCGAAATTACCCAAACCATCGGAGGCATCGACTCTTTTGTGGGTACGGAAGTGGAGGGCAAGATGATTTATGGCACAGACACACAGCCAAGGGCTGGGTTTGATCCGCGTGTGCGCCCGTGGTACACCCTTGCAAAAAGTGCCATGAAAGAAGTCGCAACCGATGCGTACATTAGCGCCAGTACAAAAAGCCACATTGTTGCCGTGGCTGCCCCGATTGTCAAAGATGGGAAGTTTTTAGGTGCTGTGTCAACGTCTATCGACCTTAAAATGCTGTTTAAGGAATTGGAAAACATCAAATTTGAAGGTGGCTATACGATGATTCAAGACACCAAAGGGTTGATTATTTCACATCCTGAGCTTGAGCTTATTGGAAAAGATTTAGCAGAAGTGGCACCGGATTTGGCTCGGCAAATTGGCGCCAGCAATGAAGGCGTTATAGAGTACATGTATAAAGGTTCTGAAAAAATTTACACCTACAAGGTCTCCAATGAAACAGGCTGGCGACCTGCTATTACTTTTGATAAAGTCACGGCTTATGTTTTTTTGAACAGCCAAGTGCGCCAGTTGATGTTGGTGGGGCTTGGTATGCTTATTGTGGTTGTGGTGTTGGTGGTCCTCATTATTAGGGCTTTGCTACGTCCGTTAGATGAACTCAATAGAGTTGTTGAAGACCTCTCCAGTGCCGAGGGTGACTTGCGCCAACGTTTGGAGATTAAGGGGCATGATGAGTTCGGTCAAGTGTCGGTGAACATTAACAAATTCATCGAAAAGCTCCATGACATTGTAAAAAATTCTAAGGCTATCAGTAGCGAAAATGCCTCTATTTCAGAGGAACTTTCTCGTACGGCTACTGAGGTGGTGCGCAATGTAGAAGCAGAATCAAAAATCATTGCTAAAACTAAAGAGAGCGGTTCTGCCTTGGCTAGAGTCATTGAATCTTCAGTGGAAAAAGCAACCCACTCTCAGGAGGTGTTAACCAAAACACAACTTGACATTAACACGGTTAAAACCCAAGCCCAGCACCTAGAAGAAGCCATGCAAGCTACAGCCACCAAAGAACAAGCCTTGGCTGAACGTCTTGATACAGTGAGCCATAACGCCAATGAAGTCAAAGACGTGCTTAATATCATCCGTGATATTGCTGACCAAACCAATCTTTTGGCGCTTAACGCAGCCATCGAGGCGGCACGCGCGGGTGAGCACGGACGCGGGTTTGCAGTGGTGGCCGATGAGGTGCGAAAACTCGCCGAGCGTACGCAAAAAAGCTTGGTGGAGATTGATGCGACCATCAACATTGTCGTGCAATCCATCAGTGATGCCAATGGCGAGATTGCCCAAAATGCCAAAGAAGTAAATGGACTAGTTGACATCACGGGGCAGCTCCAGCACGGCGTGACAAGCATCGATGCAACCGTTGAAAAAACCATTAAAGATACAGGAGAGACTGTCAAAAGCTTTATTCAAACGGCAACGCAGATACAAGAAATGGTCAAAGAAATCGAAAAAGTCAATGAGATTTCTGTGAGTAACGTGAGTAGTATTGACAACGTTTCACAGGCTTCTGAGCATCTTCACGGAATGACCGAAAATCTTAACAACGAACTAGGGAAATTTAAGTCCTAA
- a CDS encoding YqiA/YcfP family alpha/beta fold hydrolase has product MIIYIHGFGGSGKGTKASLFKTAFQNHGILTPSLPTHPDLALSTLEELIAVLLHYEKVSLIGSSLGGFYAQVLSAKFNLKAVLINPATEPYITLKRALGNAPHFYDNSTFLWQETHLEALKKKEGAFNPENFLVLLQKGDEVLDYTKALEKYDGAAFVVEEGGSHSFEGIQKHFEKIEAFFSH; this is encoded by the coding sequence ATGATTATATACATCCACGGCTTTGGTGGCAGTGGTAAAGGCACCAAAGCTTCTCTTTTTAAAACCGCCTTTCAAAACCACGGCATCCTAACACCCTCTTTGCCTACTCACCCTGATTTAGCTCTTTCCACTCTCGAAGAACTCATTGCCGTATTGTTGCATTATGAAAAAGTCTCGCTCATCGGCTCTTCCTTGGGTGGCTTTTATGCCCAAGTGCTCTCAGCAAAATTTAATCTCAAAGCAGTGCTCATCAACCCTGCCACCGAGCCTTACATCACCCTTAAACGCGCCCTTGGAAATGCGCCGCATTTTTATGACAACAGCACGTTTTTGTGGCAAGAAACACACCTTGAAGCCCTAAAGAAAAAAGAAGGAGCGTTTAATCCTGAAAACTTTTTAGTGCTTTTGCAAAAAGGGGATGAAGTGCTAGATTACACAAAGGCCCTAGAAAAATACGACGGAGCGGCCTTTGTGGTAGAAGAGGGTGGAAGCCATAGCTTCGAGGGAATTCAGAAGCATTTTGAAAAAATTGAGGCATTTTTTTCCCATTAG
- a CDS encoding SIR2 family protein, which yields MNPETIIQALQEGSMIAYLGPDIFKGSLMPSSTEETILALNGGRAMAPKLMQEVSKAAMSIEQRRGRGHIEGMCIDVFGREKSLQPAHELLLRLGAKVIFDTNRDTVLLDALASCRHFLLKGIARISASPKRYALYVWEEGAYVEAQTWDEQAPLIIKPMGCALPMPSFVISDADYVDWLTEAMGGFAYPAWFKAYRKGKQILYLGESFAKDTQRMVARESTIECAGGVVVHEGPLEKAERRFVEGQGLATQQYSTQGFVEMLKTLVEKGE from the coding sequence ATGAACCCTGAAACCATTATCCAAGCACTACAAGAGGGAAGTATGATTGCCTATTTGGGGCCAGATATTTTCAAAGGCTCTTTAATGCCTTCTTCTACCGAAGAGACGATTTTGGCACTCAATGGCGGTAGAGCCATGGCACCCAAGCTCATGCAAGAAGTTTCCAAAGCGGCCATGAGTATCGAACAGCGGCGCGGACGTGGGCATATTGAGGGCATGTGCATCGACGTTTTTGGGCGCGAAAAAAGTTTGCAACCTGCCCATGAATTGCTCTTGCGCCTTGGGGCAAAGGTCATCTTTGACACCAACCGCGACACTGTGTTGCTTGACGCGCTTGCCTCCTGTAGACATTTTTTACTCAAAGGCATTGCGCGCATCAGTGCTTCGCCCAAGCGGTATGCGTTGTACGTGTGGGAAGAGGGCGCGTACGTAGAGGCGCAGACGTGGGACGAGCAAGCACCTTTGATCATCAAACCCATGGGGTGCGCGTTGCCAATGCCTAGTTTTGTGATTTCCGATGCGGATTATGTGGATTGGCTGACCGAAGCCATGGGCGGGTTTGCCTACCCTGCGTGGTTCAAAGCGTACCGAAAGGGCAAACAGATACTTTACCTTGGAGAATCTTTTGCCAAAGACACCCAGCGTATGGTGGCACGGGAGAGTACGATTGAGTGCGCGGGCGGCGTGGTGGTGCATGAAGGGCCTTTGGAAAAAGCGGAACGTCGCTTTGTGGAAGGGCAGGGGCTTGCTACACAACAGTACTCCACCCAGGGGTTTGTGGAGATGTTGAAAACTCTAGTGGAGAAAGGGGAATAA
- the cowN gene encoding N(2)-fixation sustaining protein CowN produces the protein MERYVSFENIDCFENACCVVDEVLFLLKEKPEATNPFWEKFVKKIPPAYYTRTPDEDVLYLVCANVFYLEELFENHDHEEGLLAMEKAEIECC, from the coding sequence ATGGAGCGGTATGTAAGTTTTGAAAATATTGATTGCTTTGAAAACGCCTGTTGTGTGGTGGATGAGGTACTTTTTCTCCTAAAGGAAAAACCAGAAGCCACCAACCCGTTTTGGGAAAAATTTGTTAAGAAAATCCCTCCCGCGTACTACACGCGCACGCCTGATGAGGATGTGTTGTATTTGGTGTGTGCTAACGTGTTTTATTTGGAAGAATTGTTTGAAAATCACGACCATGAAGAGGGACTATTGGCCATGGAAAAAGCGGAGATTGAGTGTTGTTAA